The DNA region GAACCAGAGCTCCACTGGTTGAACAGTAAAGATTTTGAGGAAGATCCGGAGAAGTTGAAAATTTTAAAAAATTACGACGGGGTCATTATCCCCGGTGGTTTCGGTGAATCCGGCATTGAAGGAAAAATCAGCGCCATCCAATTTTTGCGGGAAAATAAGATTCCATTTTTTGGGTTGTGCTATGGTATGCAACTTGCGGTTATTGAATATGCCAGAAATGTTTTGAAACTGAAAGGTGCTCATACCACCGAAGTGAATTCGGAAACACTGCATCCAGTTATTGATATAATGCCGGAGCAAAAAAAGCTCTTGAAAGAAGGAAAATACGGCGCCACAATGAGGCTTGGCGCTTATCCTTGCCGTCTTCGCGCTGGTACGGTTGCTCGAGAAATTTACGGTAAAGAAAATATTTCAGAACGTCACCGACACCGATTTGAAGTTAACCCTGAATATGTTGATCAAATTTATGAAGCCGGGCTGATTTTTTCTGGTACTTCACCGGATGGGCGATTGATGGAAATTGCCGAACTACCAAAAAACAAGCACCCGTTTTTCTTAGGAACCCAATTTCATCCGGAGTTTTTAGCAAGGCCCTTGAGACCGCATCCTTTGTTTTCGGCTTTCATTCGTGCCTCCAAAGACCGCTCTAAGAGTTAGCCCTCCCAAATGTAGCTTTAATTTTTAATCTCTAAACAATGACCAATTATTATTTTGAAATTCTAAACTCTAAGTTCTAATCAAACTTAAAACTCAAAGATTAAAACTCTAAAATGAAATTTGGAACTTTGATCTTAGAACTTAAAACTTGATTAGGGTTTAGAGTTTAGAACTTAGAGTTTAAAATGTTGTAGAATAATTAGGCCAAATTTTTTTGGATTCTCCTAAACTCTATTGGCTAACCCCTGACCCAATTGTGGAAAAAGCGATATTTAAGCAGCATCTGAAAAGCTGTCTTGCGATTCTTCTAGACGACTAGTCTCGGTAAGTTCTGTAAAGACTCTAATTAAAACTTCCTCCTCATTCTCAGTAATCCTTTGATTTTCTGGAAAATTAAAGCCTTTATCTGAAACGTAAGTAATAAAATTTTTTGCAAAATTTTTCTCGTCTGGACTCAAATCAGAAATTCCCGAGAGAACTCGGTCTATTTCTCCTTTTTTTAGATATTCCGCAAGTAATCTCTGTGCTTCATCATAAAGCACCTCTCGTTCGGTAAAAGTTCCAACCGTAGGATCACCATGACTAGATACATTATGTTTTCCCTTAAATCCTTCTTGTCGTCTACTTCCTCTTAATACCGCTCCCATCAATGCTCCTCCTAAAACTTGACCGATGCCGCTTGCCACTTTATCAGTGTCTCGAAAACCTCTATTATTATCCGTATCAAGAAGAGGCATTCTACGTCGAGCGTTCCAAGAATCAGGGTATTGTTCACCCTCGTTTGGTATCTGGTTTGGTGTACCCTCAAAACCCATATTATTAATTATAAAGTAAAAATTTAAAAACTGGAATGGATGAGGTGTTAACATAAAACCATCCAAAATTCTCAAAAATCTGTGGGGTGATTATATACCAAATCTCTTTGACTTTAATCCTCGGAAATAGTTTAATCAAAAGGTGAATATTAAGTACGATCAGGATCAAATCGAAAAATCAAAAGAATTTGCCAGACGAGGGATGGAAGTCGATAGGCCTTTTGTATCTGAGCTTTGTAATGAGAGATTCTTGATCATGCCTCTTGTTTTTTCTCCTATCTTATTTCCATCGGCGGGAATTTTTTATCCAAATTTTCCTTACCGCGCGGAAGAAAATTTTTTGGAAATTGGTTGTGGGGCTGGTTACGGATCAATTCTGGCAATTAAAAATGGTGCCAAGCGTGCATTGGCGACAGACATTAGCCCTGCTGCACTTGAGAATACAAAATTAAATTGCGAATTACATAAAGTTGAAGACAAGATAGAGGTAATTGAAAGCAATCTTTTTGAAAATGTGGAAGGTAAGTTTTCTACTATTTACTGGAATCATCCTTTCATAACAGCGCCGGAAGATTATAAGTTTGAAAACATTGTTGAAAAAGCTATTTTTGATCCGGGGTACAAGCTTTTAAAAAGATTTGTAAGTGAGGCCGGAAATTACTTGGCATCAGGTGGAAGGGTTTTGATAGGTTTAGCTGATGTAGGTGGTTTGGAATATTTTAGAGAATTGGCCAAAGAGAACGGATTTAATGAAGAAGAAATTTTGAGAAAGGTTGGATATGAAGGAAATAAAATTGAAGTTACTCTGCATGAATTGATAAGAAAATAATTTAAGCACTAGTGCGTAGTTTTCTTATCCATAAACATTCCAATATTCTATAGAATGTTGGAATGTTTATTGGCTAATCCGACAGCTGGCGGACTAACCCTAACCCCTGACCCAATTGTGGAAAAAGCGGAACAGTTTTTTGAGTTTCAGGATAGAATTTAAAATATATGAAAAAGAATACATACTTTGTTGTGACGTCTTTGTTATTTTTTGTCGTCACAATGGTTCATTTGTCACGCGTTGCATTCGGTTGGGAAGTGAATATCGGTGCGTTTTATGTTCCGATGTGGCTTTCTTGGGTCGCGGTTTTTGGCATTGGCTTCTTGTCTCTTCACGGCTATCGTTTCAGCCGTAAAATCTAGACCAAACTCTTCAATAGAAATAGCTTCTTGTTGAATTGAATAATTCATATTTTTTCTATATTCTGTAGAAGTTAGAAGTATTGCGGGTTGGTGTAAAGGTAGCACGTCGCTCTCTGGAAGCGAAAATTGGGGTTCGAATCCCTGACCCGCAGCCAAGTCGTGCGGCGCACGAAGAGCGTCGATGCAATGCTTTTCAAAGTCTGCATAGAGCAATGATCTCGTGATAACGATACAATTAAATTATGAAAAAAATAATAATCAATGCTGACGACTTTGGATACAGCAAGAGCATAGACGAAGGGATTTTGGAAACCATAAAAAATGGAGTGGTTCGCAGTACATCAGTTATGGTTTACGGAAAGGCGGTAGAAGATATTACAAATCTTATTGATGTAGAAAAGAATATTTCTATCGGGCTTCACTTGCACATGGAAAAGACTTTAGAAAATCCTCAAATAGAATTCAGTAATCAAATTGAAATATTTACTAAGTTATTTGGAAAGATTCCTGACCATATTGATATTCACAAGCCACGATCTTCCAATTTGGAACAGCTAATTCCACTTCTTGAACAATATTCAGCAGTACATAATGTGCCGGTTAGAGAGTTAGGTCATGCGAAATCTATCAAGAGCTTTTTTGGTATAAATGTGAAAAATGATAATGGTATTGATCCCAACAGGGTAAGTGTTGAGAGTTTGCTCGATATTTTAGAAAGATTAGATGAGGGTATAAGCGAAATAATGACTCATCCTGGTTATTCTAATGACGAATTAAGGAATATGACTTCTTACAACGATACGAGGGAGTTAGAGTTGCGTACACTAACAGACAGAAGAATTATTGAATATTTTGATAAAAACCATGATGTGCAATTGATAAATTGGAAAGAGATATTATAAAGGCGCTCGAGACCCGTCGTGGAGGATTCTAAAATTAAGCTAATTCCGCCAAGCAGGGTTTGGATCCTCAAGGTTCGAGCTCGAGACGGCCAGCCGTGATTTTAAGCCTGCCGGTCGGCAGGCAGGGAGCGAAGCAGCTAGTCCAAATCAAAAGCTGGAGAAGAGAGAAGAAAATGACTTTATTTAAAAAGTGAGATTGCAAGTCCCGCAGCCAACAAGCGCGAGCGCAGTTGGTGCCGAGCGAGCACTGCGAGGCGCAGAATGTTCGCAACTCAACCTCCGCGCGAACTTTCGCCGGAGGCTCTTTTTCTAACAAACACAGCAGATTTGACAAAAAAATATATTCGGTATATCATATAAGACGTATAACTAAATCTCATAAGTTTTTCTTTTGAATTTAAGATTCAGAAAGTATTGAAGCTTTTAAAAGACTTTATCTAAAAACTGACG from Candidatus Paceibacterota bacterium includes:
- a CDS encoding methyltransferase, whose protein sequence is MNIKYDQDQIEKSKEFARRGMEVDRPFVSELCNERFLIMPLVFSPILFPSAGIFYPNFPYRAEENFLEIGCGAGYGSILAIKNGAKRALATDISPAALENTKLNCELHKVEDKIEVIESNLFENVEGKFSTIYWNHPFITAPEDYKFENIVEKAIFDPGYKLLKRFVSEAGNYLASGGRVLIGLADVGGLEYFRELAKENGFNEEEILRKVGYEGNKIEVTLHELIRK
- a CDS encoding ChbG/HpnK family deacetylase; translation: MKKIIINADDFGYSKSIDEGILETIKNGVVRSTSVMVYGKAVEDITNLIDVEKNISIGLHLHMEKTLENPQIEFSNQIEIFTKLFGKIPDHIDIHKPRSSNLEQLIPLLEQYSAVHNVPVRELGHAKSIKSFFGINVKNDNGIDPNRVSVESLLDILERLDEGISEIMTHPGYSNDELRNMTSYNDTRELELRTLTDRRIIEYFDKNHDVQLINWKEIL